GCGGTAACCGGTGCCGACGATGTCGAGGGTCTTGGCGTAGCCTTCGTGCACGCCCTTGACCATGCCGGCCATGATGGAACGGGCCAGACCGTGCTTGGCACGGGTCGGGCGCAGGTCATCGGCGGGGGTCAGCACGATGTCGGTGCCTTCGACGGAGGCGGTGATGCCTTCGGGAACCTCGTAGGTGGCGGTGCCCTTCGGGCCCTTGGCCTCGAAGTTCTGACCGTCGATCTTGACTTCCACGCCGGCCGGGATGGCGACGGGGAGCTTACCAATATGCGATGCCATGATCTAGCTCTCCTTTCTCACCACACGTAGGCGACGATTTCGCCGCCAATGCCCCGGTCGAGGCATTCCTTCTGAGTCAGCAATCCCGAGGAAGTCGAGATGATGGCGATGCCGAGGCCACCGAGCGGCATCGGCAGGGAGTCGGACTTCGCGTAGCGGCGGAGGCCCGGCTTCGAGATGCGCTTGATGCCCTGGATGGAACGCTCGCCGTTCGGACCGTACTTGAGGGTGACCTCAAGAGTCTGGCCGACCTTCGCCTCCTTGGCGGCGAAGTCCTTGATGAAGCCTTCGCGCTTGAGGATCTCAGCGATGTTCGCCTTGAACTTGGAGTACGGCATATCCACGGTCTCGTGCTTTGCCGCGCTCGCGTTACGCAGACGCGTAAGCATGTCTGCAATCGGATCTGTCATTGTCATTGTGGGCTTCACGCCCTTTCTCGCCGTGGTTTCCGCCGCCCCGCCCTCGTGTGAGAGCCGGGCCACGGACCTTCAGCGTCGATGTTTACCAACTGGACTTCGTAACTCCGGGCAGCTCGCCGCGATGGGCCTTCTCGCGAAGGCAGATGCGGCACAGGCCGAACTTGCGGTAGACGGAGTGGGGACGACCGCAGACCTGGCAGCGCGTGTAGGCGCGCACAGCGAACTTCGGCTTAGCGGACGCCTTGTTCTTCAGAGCGGTTTTTGCCATATCAGTTCTCCTTGAAGGGGAAGCCAAGGTGCTTCAGCAGCGAGTAAGCTTCCTTGTCGTCCTTGGTGGAGGTCACCACGGTGATGTCCATACCGCGCTGGTGATCGATCGAATCGGGATCGATCTCGTGGAACATGGACTGCTCGGTGAGACCAAAGTTGTAGTTGCCCTGGCCATCGAACTGGTGACCGTTGATGCCGCGGAAGTCGCGGATGCGGGGCAGCGCGAGGGTCAGCAGACGGTCGAGGAACTCCCACATGCGGTCGCCACGCAGGGTGACGTACGCGCCGATGGCCTGGCCCTCACGCAGATGGAACTGCGCGACGGACTTCTTGGCCTTGGTGATCTTCGGCTTCTGGCCGGTGATCAGGGTGAGATCCTTGACGGCGCCCTCGATGAGCTTGGAGTCACGAGCCGCGGCGCCGACGCCCATGGAGACGACGACCTTCTCGACACGAGCCACCTGCATCGGGTTGGAGTGGTTGAACTCCTTGGTGAGCGCGGGGGCGATCTCTTCCTTGTACTGCACCTTCAAGCGCGGAGTTGCCGGCGCTTCGATAGCGGTGGTATCGGTCATGCCAGCTCCTTTCCGGACTTCTTGGCGACGCGCACGCGCACGGTCTTGACCTTGCCGTCACGCGCCTCTTCCTTAACGTTCACGCCCACGCGGGTCGGCTGCTTGGTCTCCGGGTCGATGACCATCACGTTGGAGCGATGGATCGGCGCCTCGGTGGAGACGATGCCGGACTGCTGGCCCTGCTGGGTGGCGCGCACGTGCTTCTTGACGATCTGCACGCCTTCGACGATCAGTCGGTCGTTGGAGAGCACACGGGTCACGGTGCCTTCCTTGCCGCGGTCCTTACCGCGGATGACCTTCACCAGGTCGCCGCTCTTGATCTTGGCTACCATGTCAGATCACCTCCGGGGCGAGGGACACGATCTTCATGAAGCGCTTGTCGCGCAGTTCACGACCAACCGGTCCGAAGATACGAGTGCCCTTCGGTTCACGGCCGGAGCCGAGAATGACGGCGGCGTTCTCGTCGAACTTGATGTAGGAGCCGTCGGCACGACGGTGCTCCTTAACGGTACGGACGACGACGGCCTTAACCACGTCGCCCTTCTTGACCGACCCGCCAGGAATGGCGTCCTTGACGGAGGCGACGATGATGTCGCCGATGCCGGCATAGCGTCGCTTCGATCCGCCGAGCACTCGGATGGCCAGGATTTCCTTGGCACCCGTGTTGTCGGCGACATGAAGCCGCGTTTCCTGCTGAATCATTGATTCTCCTTAGCCGAGCTGGTTCTCCCCGCACACCGGGAACGGCGATCCCGTAAGGGAACCACCGTGCCCGGTGTGCGCGGAGCCTTGCCGAACTTATGTTACTTGGCGCGCTCGATGATGCTTTCGAGACGCCAGCGCTTGGTCTTGCTCAGAGGCCGAGTCTCCATAATACTCACGAGGTCGCCAATTTTCGCCTCGTTGTGTTCATCATGGACCTTGAC
Above is a window of Bifidobacterium eulemuris DNA encoding:
- the rplF gene encoding 50S ribosomal protein L6 produces the protein MASHIGKLPVAIPAGVEVKIDGQNFEAKGPKGTATYEVPEGITASVEGTDIVLTPADDLRPTRAKHGLARSIMAGMVKGVHEGYAKTLDIVGTGYRAVVKGKGIEFFLGYSHTITVNPPEGIEFEVPNPNQVIVKGTDKQAVGQVAANIRKLRAPEPYKGKGVKYADERILRKAGKAGK
- the rpsH gene encoding 30S ribosomal protein S8; this translates as MTMTDPIADMLTRLRNASAAKHETVDMPYSKFKANIAEILKREGFIKDFAAKEAKVGQTLEVTLKYGPNGERSIQGIKRISKPGLRRYAKSDSLPMPLGGLGIAIISTSSGLLTQKECLDRGIGGEIVAYVW
- a CDS encoding type Z 30S ribosomal protein S14, which translates into the protein MAKTALKNKASAKPKFAVRAYTRCQVCGRPHSVYRKFGLCRICLREKAHRGELPGVTKSSW
- the rplE gene encoding 50S ribosomal protein L5 — protein: MTDTTAIEAPATPRLKVQYKEEIAPALTKEFNHSNPMQVARVEKVVVSMGVGAAARDSKLIEGAVKDLTLITGQKPKITKAKKSVAQFHLREGQAIGAYVTLRGDRMWEFLDRLLTLALPRIRDFRGINGHQFDGQGNYNFGLTEQSMFHEIDPDSIDHQRGMDITVVTSTKDDKEAYSLLKHLGFPFKEN
- the rplX gene encoding 50S ribosomal protein L24, whose translation is MVAKIKSGDLVKVIRGKDRGKEGTVTRVLSNDRLIVEGVQIVKKHVRATQQGQQSGIVSTEAPIHRSNVMVIDPETKQPTRVGVNVKEEARDGKVKTVRVRVAKKSGKELA
- the rplN gene encoding 50S ribosomal protein L14 is translated as MIQQETRLHVADNTGAKEILAIRVLGGSKRRYAGIGDIIVASVKDAIPGGSVKKGDVVKAVVVRTVKEHRRADGSYIKFDENAAVILGSGREPKGTRIFGPVGRELRDKRFMKIVSLAPEVI